From Humisphaera borealis, the proteins below share one genomic window:
- a CDS encoding polysaccharide biosynthesis/export family protein: MRFLPENLNRKAGRLAVCVALTGFAAVGGCTNPQVNSFNILDTKSWIDPSELAGRVNKKTMIVPILNQVDPAIEEPNRDFVTAQPPTQDDLLVKASDYVISKNDLLQIEISDLNGPGTITTKTSRVSESGSISMPFVGQLKAEGKTEYEMEQAIIEAYKGAKIIERAQVTVAVVERRGAVISILGAVNGPGQYALVDPDFRVLDALTLARDTASPLVTDLYIIRRTDGRGAGKTDMTPPVDGGQSKPKPAGGGVEDIKPQGMVPTSPRFGAIQPTAPAAARMPIGPVTASEATKFGTTVRSVNTGAPLLMAEQFPELAQATGGNSDEKGRFIYVDGKKVYIGDATPAAGAGAPTPAPTPAPTPAPEPAPVPSPTPAPAPTPAPTPAAEPAAPATPAAAEPGTSFKGFKDLSAPENVRIIHIPLERLRNGELQYNVVIKPKDMIIVQNLPLGEYYVGGHVGSPGAYTLSQRRITLKQAIIAARMLDQLAIPERTDIIRRLPGNKEVFVRINLAAIFDGSAPDLYLKPDDQVLVGTNALAPFIAAIRGAFRFTYGFGFLYDRNFASEENNSTGGN; this comes from the coding sequence TTGCGTTTTCTCCCCGAGAATCTGAATCGGAAAGCCGGTCGGCTGGCGGTGTGTGTGGCGTTGACGGGCTTTGCGGCCGTCGGCGGTTGCACCAACCCGCAGGTCAACAGCTTCAACATTCTGGACACCAAGTCCTGGATCGACCCCAGCGAACTGGCCGGCCGCGTCAATAAAAAGACGATGATCGTGCCGATCCTGAATCAGGTCGATCCGGCGATCGAAGAGCCCAACCGCGACTTCGTCACCGCGCAGCCGCCCACGCAGGACGACCTGCTGGTTAAGGCGTCGGATTACGTCATCAGCAAGAACGACTTGCTGCAGATCGAAATCAGCGACCTCAACGGCCCGGGAACGATCACCACCAAGACCAGCCGCGTGTCCGAGAGCGGCAGCATTTCGATGCCGTTCGTCGGCCAGCTCAAGGCCGAGGGCAAGACCGAATACGAGATGGAGCAGGCGATCATCGAGGCGTACAAAGGCGCCAAGATCATCGAACGCGCCCAGGTGACGGTAGCCGTTGTCGAACGCCGCGGTGCAGTCATCAGCATCCTCGGTGCCGTCAACGGACCAGGCCAGTACGCACTGGTCGACCCCGACTTCCGCGTGCTCGACGCCCTGACCCTCGCCCGTGACACCGCGTCTCCGCTGGTGACCGACCTCTACATCATCCGTCGAACCGACGGCCGAGGCGCCGGCAAGACCGACATGACCCCGCCGGTCGATGGCGGCCAGTCGAAGCCCAAGCCCGCAGGCGGCGGCGTGGAAGACATCAAGCCCCAGGGCATGGTGCCGACCTCGCCCCGTTTTGGCGCGATCCAGCCGACCGCTCCGGCGGCGGCTCGGATGCCGATCGGGCCGGTTACCGCATCGGAAGCCACCAAGTTCGGAACCACCGTCCGCTCCGTCAACACGGGCGCACCGCTGCTGATGGCCGAACAGTTCCCCGAGCTCGCTCAGGCCACGGGTGGCAACTCTGACGAGAAGGGCCGATTTATTTACGTTGACGGCAAGAAGGTCTACATCGGCGACGCAACGCCGGCCGCCGGCGCGGGCGCACCGACGCCTGCTCCAACTCCCGCCCCGACCCCGGCACCGGAACCAGCTCCCGTGCCGTCGCCGACCCCTGCCCCGGCTCCGACGCCCGCACCGACTCCCGCGGCCGAACCCGCCGCCCCGGCTACACCGGCCGCTGCCGAACCCGGCACCAGCTTCAAGGGTTTCAAAGATCTTTCGGCTCCGGAGAACGTCCGAATCATCCACATCCCGCTGGAACGGCTGCGTAACGGCGAACTTCAGTACAACGTCGTCATCAAGCCGAAGGACATGATCATTGTCCAGAACCTGCCGCTGGGTGAATACTACGTCGGCGGTCACGTCGGCTCGCCTGGTGCCTACACGCTGTCGCAGCGTCGCATCACGCTGAAGCAGGCGATCATCGCCGCCCGCATGCTCGACCAGTTGGCAATCCCGGAACGCACGGACATCATCCGCCGCCTGCCGGGCAACAAGGAAGTCTTCGTCCGCATCAACCTCGCCGCGATCTTCGACGGCTCGGCCCCGGACCTGTACCTGAAGCCCGACGACCAGGTGCTGGTCGGCACCAACGCGCTGGCGCCGTTCATCGCCGCCATCCGTGGTGCATTCCGCTTCACCTACGGCTTCGGCTTCCTGTACGACAGGAACTTCGCTTCTGAAGAGAACAATTCGACAGGCGGTAACTGA
- a CDS encoding tetratricopeptide repeat protein has product MSMNLSKRSGGKGQKLPYRTLLAIPLGLLAAAGCSGGGSSGAPNTRAAGASALYAKGDQAYQSGDRVAAIKDLEAAVAADPKMLMARERLGDAYKDVGRYEDAMVEYRELARLDPYGPTSYYKLGVTQQLLGRLEPAAENYQKSLKLDSREWRSRMNLGLVRLAQGKVDEAVKATKLATEAAPKEADAWSNYGVALDAGGNPADAEQAYRMALTLAANQPGTMLNLSQSLLAQKKYDQVLPVVAEVVKIEDSTMARRIYGDALKGQGKTAEADEQYKKAEALRGK; this is encoded by the coding sequence ATGTCTATGAATCTGTCGAAGCGGTCCGGTGGCAAGGGTCAGAAACTGCCGTACCGCACCCTGCTGGCGATCCCATTGGGCCTGCTCGCAGCAGCTGGCTGTTCCGGCGGTGGTTCGTCGGGAGCGCCAAACACCAGGGCGGCCGGTGCCAGCGCGCTTTACGCCAAGGGCGACCAGGCTTATCAGTCCGGCGACCGCGTCGCGGCGATCAAGGACCTTGAAGCCGCCGTCGCCGCCGACCCCAAGATGCTCATGGCACGCGAGCGCCTGGGTGACGCGTACAAGGATGTCGGCCGCTACGAAGACGCGATGGTCGAGTACCGCGAGCTGGCCCGACTCGATCCTTACGGGCCGACCAGCTACTACAAGCTCGGCGTGACGCAGCAGTTGCTCGGCCGATTGGAACCCGCGGCCGAGAACTATCAGAAGTCGCTCAAGCTCGATTCCCGCGAGTGGCGCAGCCGCATGAACCTGGGCCTGGTACGCCTGGCGCAGGGCAAGGTCGACGAAGCAGTCAAGGCGACCAAGCTCGCCACCGAGGCTGCCCCGAAGGAAGCCGACGCCTGGAGCAATTACGGCGTCGCGCTCGACGCCGGCGGCAATCCCGCCGATGCCGAGCAGGCCTACCGCATGGCGTTGACCCTTGCGGCGAACCAGCCGGGCACCATGCTCAACCTCAGCCAGAGCCTGCTGGCACAGAAGAAGTATGATCAGGTGTTGCCGGTGGTCGCCGAGGTGGTCAAGATCGAGGACTCGACCATGGCCCGGCGGATCTACGGTGATGCCCTCAAGGGGCAGGGAAAGACGGCCGAAGCCGACGAGCAGTACAAGAAGGCCGAGGCGCTCCGCGGGAAGTAA
- a CDS encoding glycosyltransferase family 2 protein, which translates to MKLLIAIPVHNERKYVEKVLRKVRSFHDDILVVDDGSTDGTSQVLGTIAQAGEIHLIRHRTNQGYGQSLIDAFAFADHQGYDWVITMDCDEQHEPRMIPAFKTLIESDRYDLISGSRYLRPLSTDDLPPPDRQSINAKITALLNRLFNWRITDAFCGFKAHRVSAMNKLSLTETGYAFPLQLWPQVCAAGLRLTELPVRLIYNDATRTFGGNLDDAGRRLRHYLGVLSAELTAQGAFAEAAAVETDGVDARVVRTDAAKVPAACGCIA; encoded by the coding sequence GTGAAGCTGCTGATTGCAATTCCTGTTCACAATGAACGCAAGTACGTCGAGAAGGTGTTGCGCAAGGTCCGTTCGTTCCACGACGACATCCTGGTGGTTGACGACGGCAGCACGGACGGCACCTCCCAGGTGCTCGGCACGATTGCCCAGGCGGGTGAAATCCACCTCATCCGCCATCGTACCAACCAGGGTTACGGCCAGAGCCTGATCGACGCCTTTGCCTTTGCCGATCACCAGGGCTACGACTGGGTCATCACCATGGACTGTGATGAGCAGCATGAGCCCCGGATGATCCCGGCGTTCAAGACGCTGATCGAATCCGATCGGTACGACCTCATCAGCGGTTCCCGCTACCTTCGCCCGCTATCCACTGACGATCTTCCGCCTCCCGATCGCCAGTCGATCAACGCCAAGATCACCGCACTATTGAATCGGCTTTTTAACTGGCGTATTACCGATGCGTTCTGTGGCTTCAAGGCCCATCGCGTTTCGGCGATGAACAAACTTTCGCTGACGGAAACCGGGTACGCGTTCCCGCTGCAATTGTGGCCGCAGGTGTGCGCCGCGGGGCTTCGTCTGACCGAACTGCCCGTGAGACTGATCTACAACGACGCGACGCGCACCTTCGGTGGCAACCTCGATGACGCCGGCCGCCGACTGCGGCACTATCTCGGCGTATTGTCGGCAGAGTTGACGGCGCAAGGTGCCTTCGCCGAAGCGGCGGCCGTCGAGACCGACGGTGTCGATGCGAGGGTCGTCAGGACCGACGCCGCCAAGGTGCCGGCCGCCTGTGGTTGCATCGCGTAG
- a CDS encoding lysylphosphatidylglycerol synthase transmembrane domain-containing protein, with protein MSAPKKRRIGSILRWLIAIVGITYVLWNIRFHDRVRVITPGPDFQVSEVRVWNDAGEKDATFVIDADQRTVLRSDLWTLPDRKTVETADPQQSGKTRKWKLIAVRPAGDLPSPAVELLVEDGDSKQRQIIPPAAVVTRDPIRVTYPLVEVGVSRMVREADWSFLAVAILLMPLSYLLTSYRWHVLLKSQQIRIGMARTFVINMVGAFYNSFMPGSTGGDLAKAYYASKYSEHRTRAILTVVVDRIIGLLALFVLGGVLAAFQWHVPECRKVAIAAGIVVTATAAGLLVFYTPALRRGTGLDWLLGKLPMQKQVGQAVHAMELYGKQPRVIIWAFLCSFPVHVTTILSATMSGQAFHLPLSPLYYWVIVPVIALVGAIPISPQGAGVMEFFAVQLTIHRGVTVAQAVALVMSIRLVTIFWNVLAGIFVLKGGYHAPTEAEQHELEDDGKEADTGSVPRPAPATNDVVAADKGKPT; from the coding sequence ATGAGTGCTCCGAAGAAGCGTCGGATCGGCTCGATACTGCGGTGGCTGATTGCCATTGTGGGGATCACTTACGTGCTCTGGAACATCCGTTTCCACGACCGCGTACGGGTGATCACTCCCGGCCCTGATTTCCAGGTGTCGGAGGTGCGCGTCTGGAACGACGCCGGCGAGAAAGACGCGACGTTCGTCATCGATGCAGACCAGCGCACCGTCCTTCGATCCGACCTTTGGACCCTTCCCGACCGGAAAACCGTTGAAACGGCCGACCCGCAACAGTCGGGCAAAACGCGCAAGTGGAAGCTCATCGCGGTGCGTCCGGCGGGTGATCTACCGTCGCCGGCCGTCGAACTGTTGGTGGAGGACGGCGACAGCAAGCAGCGGCAGATCATCCCCCCCGCCGCCGTTGTGACCAGAGACCCGATTCGCGTCACGTACCCGCTGGTGGAAGTCGGGGTCAGCCGGATGGTTCGCGAGGCGGACTGGAGCTTCCTGGCCGTCGCGATCCTGCTCATGCCGCTGAGCTATCTCCTGACGAGCTATCGATGGCACGTGCTATTGAAGTCGCAGCAGATCCGCATCGGCATGGCGCGTACGTTTGTCATCAACATGGTCGGGGCGTTCTACAACAGCTTCATGCCCGGATCGACCGGCGGCGACCTGGCCAAGGCGTACTACGCGTCGAAGTATTCAGAGCACCGAACCCGCGCGATTCTGACGGTTGTCGTCGATCGCATCATCGGGTTGCTCGCACTCTTCGTTCTCGGCGGAGTGCTTGCGGCGTTCCAGTGGCATGTGCCCGAATGCCGCAAGGTGGCGATCGCCGCGGGCATTGTCGTCACTGCGACTGCCGCCGGATTACTGGTGTTCTACACGCCGGCACTGCGTCGCGGCACCGGCCTTGACTGGCTGCTGGGCAAACTGCCCATGCAGAAGCAGGTCGGCCAGGCTGTTCACGCGATGGAACTCTACGGTAAACAGCCGAGGGTGATCATCTGGGCGTTTCTCTGCAGCTTCCCGGTGCACGTCACCACGATCCTCTCGGCGACGATGAGCGGGCAGGCATTTCATCTGCCGTTGTCGCCGCTGTACTACTGGGTGATCGTCCCGGTGATCGCACTGGTCGGCGCGATTCCCATCAGCCCTCAGGGCGCCGGGGTGATGGAGTTCTTCGCGGTGCAGCTGACTATTCACCGGGGCGTCACCGTGGCCCAGGCGGTCGCACTGGTCATGAGCATTCGCCTGGTCACGATCTTCTGGAACGTATTGGCGGGGATCTTCGTGCTCAAAGGCGGATACCACGCGCCGACAGAGGCCGAGCAGCACGAACTGGAAGACGACGGGAAGGAAGCGGACACGGGCAGCGTTCCAAGGCCTGCTCCTGCGACGAATGACGTGGTCGCTGCCGACAAGGGTAAGCCCACTTAA
- the idi gene encoding isopentenyl-diphosphate Delta-isomerase, translating into MHDSIVPSELPVDTDEIVLVDEFDRPVGYSSKLPPHQDGGRLHRAFSVFLFDSQGRVLLQQRAAEKYHFGGLWTNACCSHPRRDQPVAEAARARLRYELGIDLPLRPLFSFIYRAEDPESGLTEHELDHIFIGDFDGTPQPRRTEVADWEWADPQALLRDILRRPGRYTPWFRLVLDRVLSEFACRRK; encoded by the coding sequence ATGCACGACTCTATTGTTCCCAGCGAGCTTCCCGTTGACACCGACGAGATCGTTCTCGTTGACGAGTTCGACAGGCCCGTTGGCTATTCCAGCAAGCTGCCGCCTCACCAGGATGGAGGTCGGCTGCACCGCGCGTTTTCGGTTTTCCTCTTCGATTCCCAGGGCCGGGTGCTGCTCCAGCAGAGGGCAGCGGAGAAGTATCATTTCGGCGGGCTCTGGACGAACGCCTGCTGCAGCCATCCCCGCCGTGATCAACCTGTCGCCGAGGCGGCAAGGGCTCGACTGCGGTACGAGCTGGGCATCGATTTGCCACTGCGACCGCTGTTCAGCTTCATCTATCGTGCCGAAGACCCCGAAAGCGGTCTGACCGAGCACGAACTCGACCACATCTTCATCGGGGACTTTGACGGAACACCCCAGCCGCGTCGCACCGAGGTCGCCGACTGGGAATGGGCGGATCCACAGGCGCTGCTTCGCGACATCCTCCGCCGGCCGGGCCGCTACACGCCGTGGTTTCGACTGGTGTTGGATCGCGTTCTGAGCGAGTTCGCCTGTCGCAGAAAATAG
- a CDS encoding RluA family pseudouridine synthase — MRTPPLEILRRTDDWVAVSKPAGLAVIPGRAETDSVLEALGRQLGLPSTGSADPRVRVVHRLDKETTGVLLYALNTAAQRHFCHQFQNNTIQKQYLAIVVGRVEQDEGDIQTQIGEHPGSALKMAVVRHGGRPARTLFRVEQRYRQFSLVRLFPKTGKTHQIRVHMAHLGHPLAIDHLYYAGRNTDGLFLSRFKRDYRPTRGDDERPLISRLPLHAESLAFTDLNGELVTLTAPPPKDMRAAINMLTKHG; from the coding sequence TTGCGAACCCCGCCCCTGGAAATTCTCCGCCGCACCGACGACTGGGTCGCCGTCTCCAAGCCGGCAGGCCTCGCCGTGATTCCCGGTCGGGCTGAAACCGACAGCGTGCTCGAAGCATTGGGGCGTCAACTTGGACTTCCCTCGACCGGCTCAGCCGACCCGCGCGTTCGGGTCGTCCATCGTCTGGACAAGGAAACCACCGGCGTTCTGCTGTACGCCTTGAACACCGCCGCCCAGCGACACTTCTGTCACCAGTTCCAGAACAACACGATTCAGAAGCAGTACCTCGCGATCGTTGTCGGTCGGGTCGAACAGGACGAAGGGGACATCCAGACCCAGATCGGCGAGCATCCCGGCAGCGCCCTGAAGATGGCAGTCGTTCGGCATGGCGGGCGGCCGGCTCGGACGCTCTTCCGCGTCGAGCAACGCTATCGCCAGTTCTCGCTGGTTCGGCTGTTCCCCAAGACGGGTAAAACCCATCAGATCCGCGTTCATATGGCCCATCTCGGCCATCCGCTGGCGATCGACCACCTCTACTACGCCGGCCGGAACACCGACGGCCTCTTCCTGAGCCGTTTCAAGCGCGACTACCGGCCGACACGGGGCGACGACGAACGACCACTCATCAGCCGGCTGCCTTTGCACGCCGAGTCGCTGGCGTTCACGGATTTGAACGGAGAGCTGGTCACCTTGACCGCGCCGCCGCCAAAAGACATGCGGGCGGCAATCAATATGCTCACAAAGCACGGATAG
- a CDS encoding MFS transporter, giving the protein MSATTLESRPEPAAISCARGAEAWPLRRSLTRVTVAWMFGAIWFNVITGAPIVAFAKGLGASYFQFGLLAAIPYVAALFSLPGSLFAERHGGRKSIFLNAFYIQRGLCFGVAAVPVLLLWLKGSQGASVAVSVLLVLMFLMHAVGAAGSPSWVSWMADVVPKRIRGSYFSKRRQWGIVSAVPAALATGWGLEYLAGVPSASSPLPGVSAVVFWTAVLIGVTAFFGIADIALFRPLPHTPRPVVTGSSLLQSIAVPLKDRPFMTMSLFVGAINFTVGFTNQFAMVYVIDRLGVGQVQVQLMLLVAPMLLQLAMLPAWGAAVDRMGRKPLLMIAGLGLIPMGFGWCAMGQGGTGMAWLGYVLFAGGSALWTGIEVANFNGVLDAGGRAETGGGSGYHAVNTVVINLAGCGGGLIAGLVATALADWHWQPFAAFGALDFYDALFALSGLMRAAALIVLAPLIVEPAAKSVGQTLRFIIRYSATGIRDRLAFDSRQDVRTPTLPAVCATIRPEEPADVRSAA; this is encoded by the coding sequence ATGTCTGCCACGACTCTCGAATCGCGTCCTGAGCCTGCGGCCATTAGTTGTGCCCGGGGCGCCGAAGCCTGGCCCCTGCGGCGAAGTCTGACGCGCGTCACGGTCGCGTGGATGTTCGGTGCGATCTGGTTCAACGTTATCACCGGGGCTCCGATCGTTGCCTTCGCCAAGGGACTCGGGGCGAGCTATTTCCAGTTCGGCTTGCTCGCCGCGATTCCGTACGTCGCCGCATTGTTCAGCCTTCCCGGGAGCCTGTTCGCCGAACGGCATGGCGGTCGTAAGTCGATCTTTCTCAATGCGTTTTACATCCAGCGAGGGCTCTGCTTCGGGGTTGCGGCAGTCCCGGTGCTGCTGTTGTGGCTCAAGGGTTCGCAAGGCGCTTCGGTCGCGGTGTCCGTTCTGTTGGTGTTGATGTTCCTGATGCACGCCGTCGGCGCCGCCGGCAGCCCGTCGTGGGTAAGCTGGATGGCGGATGTCGTACCAAAGCGGATTCGCGGGTCTTACTTTTCCAAGCGGCGTCAGTGGGGAATCGTTTCAGCCGTCCCCGCTGCCCTGGCCACCGGCTGGGGGCTGGAGTATCTCGCCGGCGTGCCGTCGGCGTCGTCGCCGCTGCCGGGGGTATCGGCAGTGGTGTTCTGGACGGCGGTTCTGATCGGCGTGACGGCGTTCTTCGGGATTGCGGACATTGCGCTTTTCCGCCCCCTGCCGCATACCCCTCGCCCGGTGGTGACCGGCTCGAGCCTGCTCCAATCGATCGCGGTACCGCTGAAGGACCGGCCGTTCATGACGATGTCGCTCTTCGTCGGGGCGATCAACTTCACCGTCGGTTTCACGAACCAGTTCGCGATGGTTTATGTGATTGACCGCCTGGGTGTTGGGCAGGTTCAGGTGCAACTGATGCTCCTGGTTGCGCCAATGCTCCTTCAGCTGGCCATGCTGCCTGCCTGGGGCGCGGCGGTGGACCGCATGGGGCGAAAGCCTCTATTGATGATCGCTGGCCTCGGTTTGATTCCCATGGGGTTCGGATGGTGTGCCATGGGACAGGGTGGCACCGGAATGGCGTGGCTTGGCTACGTCCTTTTTGCCGGCGGATCGGCCCTCTGGACCGGCATCGAAGTCGCCAACTTTAACGGCGTGCTAGATGCCGGCGGTCGTGCTGAGACGGGCGGCGGCAGTGGCTATCACGCCGTCAACACGGTGGTCATCAACCTGGCCGGCTGCGGCGGCGGGCTGATCGCCGGCTTGGTCGCGACGGCGCTTGCGGACTGGCACTGGCAGCCGTTCGCTGCCTTTGGCGCGCTGGACTTCTACGATGCACTGTTTGCTCTCAGTGGCCTGATGCGCGCGGCCGCGCTGATCGTGCTCGCTCCCCTGATCGTCGAGCCGGCAGCGAAGTCCGTCGGACAGACGTTGCGTTTCATCATCCGCTACTCCGCCACGGGTATTCGCGACCGATTGGCATTCGACAGCCGCCAGGATGTTCGAACGCCCACGCTGCCGGCGGTATGCGCTACGATACGCCCGGAGGAGCCAGCCGACGTGCGCTCGGCGGCATGA